GGCACCCGGGTGATGCTCAACAGCGGAGCCAACGATCTGGGCGGCACGTTGATGGAGGAGACCATCTCCCGGATGGCGGGCTCGCAGCACGGCTCGGCCAAGACGGTCGCCGAGCTGGTGGAGATCGCCTCCGGCATCGGACGGCCGGCCCGGGAGCGGACGACGACCTACGGTGTCCCGAAGCACAGCGGATCGTCCGTCTCCCCGGGGCTCCAGGCGGTACTGGTCGACTGATACGCCGATCGCGCCGGGTTCCGGGCTGCCCGGCGACAGCGCAGGTTCCAGCCCGCGGTGCGATCGGTTCTCCGGTCGGCCTCGGGCAGCTCGGACCGGCGTAATTCGGGCCCCGCCACCGCGCGCTCCGGCGCTACCTCCCAGAACGTGGTCCCCGGCGCGTACGGCGGGTGGCGGAGTCCGAATCCTGCCTCGCGTCGGCGTGCGCCGGGCAGGAAGTTAGGGCAGGCTGACCAGTAGTAACGTGGGGTGCCGGGATAGGGTTTCGCCGGGCGGACCATCCCGCAGGCGAGGACAGACTAGGAGAGCGGCAGTGCCGTACATCATCGCTGAACCGTGCGTTGACGTGAAGGACAAGGCATGCATCGAGGAATGCCCCGTGGACTGCATCTACGAGGGCGGCCGCATGCTGTACATCCATCCCGACGAGTGCGTGGACTGTGGTGCATGTGAGCCGGTGTGCCCGGTGGAGGCGATCTTCTACGAAGACGACACCCCGGACCAGTGGAGCGGATACGTGAACGCCAACGTCGATTTCTTCGACGAGCTGGGCTCGCCCGGCGGCGCCACCAAGGTCGGCAAGGTCGACTACGACCCGCCGTTCATCAAGGAACTGCCTCCGATGGCGAGTGAGTGAGACCTGACGTGTCACCGCGTGGCCGGGTGAGCAGTCTGCTACCCGATTTCCCCTGGGACACCATCGCTTCGGTGAAGGTTCGAGCGGCCGCCCATCCCGGCGGGATCGTCGATCTGTCCGTCGGCACCCCGGTCGACCCGGTCGACCCGCTGATCCGTACGGCGCTGAACTCCGTCGCCGAGGTGCCCGGCTACCCGACCACGCACGGCACCCCCGAGCTCCGCTCGGCCGCGGTCGACGCGCTGAAGCGGCGTTACGGGATCACCGGCCTCCAGGCCGCGGCCGTGTTGCCCGCGATCGGCACCAAAGAGCTGATCGCGGGCCTGCCCCGGCTGCTCGGGCTCGGCGCGGGCGACCTCGTCGTCATTCCCGAGGTCGCCTATCCCACCTACGAGGTCGGCGCGCTGCTGGCGGGCGCGCAGGTGTTGCGCGCCGACGGGCTGACCCGGCTCGGTCCGCAGAACCCGGCGTTGATCTACGTCAACTCGCCGTCCAACCCGACCGGCCGGGTGCTCGGCGTCGAGCATCTGCGCAAGGTGGTCGCCTTCGCTCGGGAGCGCGGCGCGATCGTCGCGTCCGACGAGTGCTACCTGGGACTGG
Above is a genomic segment from Nocardia sputorum containing:
- the fdxA gene encoding ferredoxin yields the protein MPYIIAEPCVDVKDKACIEECPVDCIYEGGRMLYIHPDECVDCGACEPVCPVEAIFYEDDTPDQWSGYVNANVDFFDELGSPGGATKVGKVDYDPPFIKELPPMASE
- the dapC gene encoding succinyldiaminopimelate transaminase — protein: MSSLLPDFPWDTIASVKVRAAAHPGGIVDLSVGTPVDPVDPLIRTALNSVAEVPGYPTTHGTPELRSAAVDALKRRYGITGLQAAAVLPAIGTKELIAGLPRLLGLGAGDLVVIPEVAYPTYEVGALLAGAQVLRADGLTRLGPQNPALIYVNSPSNPTGRVLGVEHLRKVVAFARERGAIVASDECYLGLAWEGRAVSLLDPEVCEGDHTNLLAVHSLSKTSNLASYRAGFVTGDPALIAELLEVRKHAGMMVPFPIQAAMTAALSDDAHEARQRERYRARRDVLRKALEGAGFRIDHSEAGLYLWSTRGESCRTTLDWLAERGILAAPGDFYGPGASEHVRIALTATDERIAAAAERLAG